CTCGAAGTAGCCGAAGACGCCAGCCGCTTCGCGGGCCATCGGCGTGTCCGGTAGGTGCTCGGCGACGGCGTCGACCGGATCCGCGATCTCCTCGAGGAGCGCCCGTCGGTGCTGGACGCCCTCACGGATGACGTCCTCGCGGGAGCGCTCGAGCGGCGTTCGATCGCCGATTCGCGGAGCGGAGAAGTACGGGAGCTCGACCGCGAACTCGACGACGTCGTCCTCGAACCGGCTCGCGTAATCGTAGGCGTTGCCGCCGAGCAGCGGTTCGTCGGCTCCCGATTCGTCGTCGGTCGTCGTGGCGGCGTCGAACCGATCCGCGAACGTCGGGAGCTGATAGACGGCGTCGTCGAACGCCTCGTCGATGAACCGCTCCGGTTCGCCGCGGTCGAGCGGCACGCCGTACTCTTCCGGAAGCGACCGCAGCGCGTCGTGCAGCGGTTCGAGCGGTTCGGTGACGACGTAGTAGCAGCCGCCGAACGCGGTGTTGTGGAAGCTGTAGACGAACTCGGGGCGGCGGACCTCGATTAGGTCCGCCAGCGCTCGCGTCGCCGGGGTCGGATCGTCGAACGAGTAGCCCTCACGGTCGACCGGAAACGTGGCTTCGATCTGGCGTTCCGGCGGCGGCCGATAGAAGTTCTGCGCGTAATTCGAGAGCGTGAACGGGCCGTCGAACCAGCCCTCGTTCCGTCTGACGCCGTCCGGATCCGCGACGGGGACGCAGACGAATTCGTAGTCGAGCGACGCGCGGAGCTCGTCGTTCGTCGCGAGTTCGTGAAGGAGGAAATCGACGGTCATCGAACCGATCGGTTCGTTCGGGTGGGGCGCGCCGAGCATGAGCGCGGTCCGGCTCCCTTCACCGACGGTCGCTGCCCAGATCGGGTTTCCATCGGCGCTTTCACCGAGTTCCTCGTACGTTACGTGCTCGTGTTCGTCCTCGAGCGCCCGGTTGCGCTCGCGGTGTTTTCGGACCGGGAAAACGACTCGTAGCGGGGAATCGACTCGTCGAGCCACTCGAACGTCCGCGCGGGCGTCGACGACGGGTCGATCATATGTAGTCACATTGACTCCAGTGCACATAGTTGTGAGTGGTATTACACGAATTGCCGACGCTATCTGGTCCGTCGTAATCGCTATCTTCTCGCGGTTCCGTCTCGAGGCCGGATCCCCGGCGGCACGTTTACCATGGTGGTTCGCAATACTTGCCACATGTCGCTTTCACCGGAGCAGGAACTCGTCAGGGACAGCGTCCGGGAGTTCGTCGAACGGGAAGTAGAGCCCGTCGCGGCAGAGGCGGACGCGAACGGGGAGTTCCCCGAAGACGTCTGGGACGCCCTCGCGGAACTCGACCTCACCGGTCTCACCGTCCCCGAGGAGTACGGCGGCTTCGACGCCGACCCGCTGACGGCCAGCGTGGTCTACGAGGAACTCGCCTACGGCCACCTCTCGCTGGCGACGGCGCTCTCGGTCCACTCGCTGGCGACGGCCTGCATCCGCGAGTTCGGTGCCGAGGCGCACATGGACGAGTGGCTCCCCGAGATGGTCGACGGCCGACCGGTCGGCGCGTTCGCGCTGTCGGAACCCGACGCCGGCTCGAACCCGGCCGAGATGAGTACCACGGCTCGACTCGACGAGGACGCGGGAGAGTACGTGCTCAACGGGACGAAACAGTGGATCACGAACGGCGAGCGAAGCGGCGTCGTCATCCTGTTCGCGAAGGTGGCGGGCGAGTCAGACGGTGATTCAGACGCGGACTCGAGCCCCGACGCCGACACCATCACGCAGTTTCTCGTTCCCAAGGACACGGCGGGCCTCGAGGTTGGCAAAAAGGAGGACAAACTCGGCCTGCGGGCCAGCGACACGACCACGCTGGTGTTCGACGACGCCCGGATTCCAGCGGAGAACCGCCTGACAGAGGTCGGGAAGGGGCTCAAGGCCGCCTTCTCGATCCTGACCGGCGGCCGGATCGCGATCGCGAGCCAGGCGGTCGGCCTCGCGCAGGCCGCGCTGGACGACGCCCTCGAGTACGCGACCGAGCGCGAGCAGTTCGGGAAATCGATCGCGGACCACCAGGCGGTCGCGCACAAGCTCGCGGACATGCGGACGCAGGTGCAGGCCGCTCGCCTCCTCGCCCGCGACGCGGCGCGGAAGAACGGGGGCGACGACGTCGATCCGATGGCCGCGAGCACGGCCAAGTACTTCGCGAGCGAGGCGGCGGTCGAGGTGGCCAACGAGGCCGTCCAGATCCACGGCGGCTACGGCTACACGACGGATTTCGACGTGGAGCGCTACTACCGCGACGCCAAGGTGACAACGATCTACGAGGGGACGAGCGAGATCCAAAAGGAGATCATCGCGCAGCACCTGCGGGAGTGAGCGGTGTCGATCCGCGCTCGAGCAGGGCGACGCTGACGCCGCGCGTGCACCGTCTCGAACATTCCTGCGTGATTCAGTCCATTCGTGTCGTGGTGTGTGGTACCAATACTTTAGACGAATCCCGTCGATAGTGTCGCTATGTTCGATCAGGACGACCTCGAGGACATCCGCGCGGAGCGCGAGCGGTGGGAATCGGAGACCCTCGAGCCAATCCTCGAGCGCCACGGCGAGCGCCGTGAGCGGTTCGCGACGGTCTCGAACCACGAGGTCGATCGGCTCTACACGCCGGAGGACATCGCGGACCTCGATTACGAGGAAGACCTCGGCTTTCCGGGTGAGCCGCCGTATACGCGCGGCCCGTATCCGACGATGTACCGCGGCCGGACCTGGACGATGCGCCAGTTCGCGGGCTTCGGCACCGCCGAGGAGACCAACGAGCGGTTCCACTACCTCATCGACGAGGGCCAGACGGGGCTGTCGACGGCCTTCGACATGCCGTCGCTGATGGGGATCGACTCGGACCACCCGATGAGCGAGGGCGAGGTCGGCAAGGAGGGCGTCGCGGTCGACACCCTCCGCGACATGGAGATCCTGTTCGACGGCATCGACGTCGGCGAGGTCTCGACCTCCTTCACGATCAACCCCTCCGCACCGGTGATCTACGCGATGTACGTCGCGCTGGCCGACCGGCAGGGCGTCCCGCGCGACGAAATCCGCGGCACCCTCCAGAACGACATGCTCAAAGAATTCATCGCGCAGAAGGAGTGGGTCATCCCGCCGGAGCCGTCGCTCGAGGTCGTCACCGACACGATCGAGTTCGCCGTCGAGGAAACGCCGAAGTTCCACCCGATCTCGATCTCGGGGTATCACATCCGGGAGGCCGGTTCGACCGCCGCCCAGGAGGCTGCGTTCACGCTCGCGGACGGTTTCGCGTACGTCGAGGACTGCCTCGAGCGCGGCCTGGACGTCGACGAGTTCGCCCCCTTGCTCTCTTTTTTCTTCAACTCGCACAACTCCATCTTCGAGGAGATCGCGAAGTTCCGCGCGGCGCGGCGCGTGTACGCCCGCACCATGGAGGATCGGTACGACGCGGCGAAAGCGGAGTCGAAGCGGATGAAGTTCCACACCCAGACGGCGGGCCAGTCGCTGACCGCCCAGCAGCCGCTGAACAACATCGTCCGCGTCACGATCCAGGCGCTCGCGGGCGTTCTCGGGGGCACGCAGTCGCTGCACACCAACAGCTTCGACGAGGCGCTGGCCCTCCCAAGCGAGGAGGCGGTCCGGGTCGCCCTGCGCACCCAGCAGATCATCGCCGAGGAGTCCGGGGCGGCCGACATCGTCGACCCGATGGGCGGCAGTTTCGCGATCGAGAAACTGACGAACGAGATGGAAGAGGAGATCACGGCCTACCTCGCGGAGATCGAAGAACTGGGCGACGGCTCGCTCCGCGACGGCGTCCTCGAGGGCATTTCGGGCGGCTACTTCCAACGCGAGATTCAGGACGCGAGCTACGAGTACCAGCAGCGCGTCGAGCGCGGCGAGGAGGTCGTCGTCGGCGTCAACGCCTACACCATCGAGGAGGACACGTCGCCGGACATCCTCCAGATCGACGAAACGACCAGGGAGCGGCAACTCGAGCGCCTCGAGTCGGTCAAGGCGGAGCGCGACGACGAGGCGGTCGAGGCGGCGCTCGAGGCGCTGGCGGACGCGATCGCGGAGGACAAGAACGAGAACGTCATGCCGTACATCGTCGACGCCGTGAAGGCCTACACGACGATGGGCGAGATCATGCGGGTGTTCGAGGACCGGTACGGCGCGTACCGGGAGGAGGTGACGCCGGCCTAACCGAGTCCGCTCCCGCGCTCCCGGTCGAGACGCGAGTGAGCGAACCGTTCGAGCGGCGGATCGAGGCACGCGCCGGCCCGACCACTAAGGCGCTGCCCGTGATACGAAGCCGGGCATGACCGCAGCACCCGATCGAGGCCCCGAGGGCGCCGTCGACGTCGACGGCCCGGCGGACGCGCAGGCGATCGTCTTCGTCCACGGCGCCGCCATGACCCGAAAGATGTGGCTGCCCCAGCGGCGCGACCTCGCCGGCGAGTTCCGCGTCGTCGCGCCCGATCTGCCGGGCCACGGCTCGCGCGCCCGCGAACAGTTCCGGATGGACCCCGCGATCAGCCAGCTTCACGACGTCGTTCGGACCCACACCGACGGCTCGGCGATCCTCGTCGGCCTGTCGCTGGGCGGCTACGTCGCGACGGAGTACGCACACCGCTACCCGTCGAACGTCGACGGGCTGGTGCTCTCTGGCAGCAGCGTGAACCCGGTCCGGGGTATGGGCGTGCTGACGCGAGCGACCGGCGGCCTGACGCGCCTCCTGACGAAGCCGGACGCCGGCAAGCGCGCCGGCGAGCGGTTCGCGACGCGGTGGGTTCGACGGCGCGACCTGCCGCAGGACGTCGAGCGCGAGATCATCGAGGCCGGCTTCTACCCGAAGCAGTTCGGCGATGCGGCCCCCGATATCGCGGGCCGGGATTTCCGCTCGGCGCTCTCGACCTATCCCGGGCCGACGCTCGTTCTGAACGGCGAGAACGACAAACTCATGCGCCGCGGCGAGCAGGCCCACGCTCGAGCGGCCCAGAACGGTCGGATCGAAGTCCTCGCGGACGCCGGCCACATCTGCAACCTCCACCGGCCGCGGACGTACACCGAGCGGGTGCACAACTTCGTTCGGCAACGGGTGCCGACCGAGACGTAGCACCCCGTTGTCGGCCGCCGTTCACCGCTCTGCCCGTTGCCGCGTTACCGCAACGACAATCTTTTTCGTCCTCTCGTGGGCGAGTACGAACGATATGGACCTGCAGATCGACGGCAACGCGGCGCTGGTAACGGCATCCTCGAGCGGGCTGGGCAAAGCGTCTGCAACGGCGCTGGCCCGCGAGGGCGTAAACGTCGTCATCAACGGCCGCGACGAAGATCGACTCGCCGACGCGAAGGCCGACATCGAGGAGGTCGCGACCGGCGAGGTCGTCGCCCAGCCGGGCGATCTCACCGAGGAGGACGACATCGAGCAACTCGTCGAGACGACCGTCGACGAGTTCGGCGGCCTCGATCACCTCGTCACGAGCGCCGGCGGCCCGCCGTCGGGCCCGTTCCTCGAAACCGACGACGAGGACTGGTACGAGGCCTACGAACTGCTCGTGATGAGCGTCGTCCGACTGGCTCGCGAGGCCGAGCCTCACCTGAAGGAGGGCGAGGGCGGCACGATCGTCAACATCACCTCCCGGAGCGTCAAGGAGGCCATCGACAGTCTCGTGCTCTCGAACTCGGTTCGGATGAGCGTCATCGGCCTCGAGAAGACCCTCTCCCAGGAGTTCGCGCCCGACGTGCGCGCGAACGCCGTGCTGCCCGGGCCGCACGAAACGTCGCGCATCGAGGACCTCGTCGAGCAGGCCGTCGAGCGCGGCGAGTACGACTCCTACGAGGAGGGCCTCGAGAACTGGGCCGACAACCCGCTCGAGCGGGTCGGCGACCCGATGGAACTGGGCAACACCGTCGCATTCCTCTCGTCGCCCCAGTCGGGCTTCATCAACGGGCAGAGCATCGTCATCGACGGCGGCACCACCGGCTCGAACCTATAATGGAGCCCGTCGAGTTCGACGACGCCGAGACCTACGAGCCCGACGCGGACTGGCGGCGCGCGGCGCTGGCCGGTAGCGACCGCTTCTCCTTCGAGTGGTTCGAGAAGCCGCCGGGCCACAGCTCCCCGATGCACGACCACGAGAACGAGCAGGTCTGCGTGTGTCTCGAGGGGGAGCTGACGGTGGTCACCGAGAATGACGAGGTAACCCTCGAGCGGTACGATTCCGTCTGGCTCGACGCCTGGGAGTCCCACCGGGTCGAAAACACCGGCGACGAGCGGGCGGTCGGCCTCGACGTGTTCGCGCCGGGTCGCTCGTTCGACTTCTGGACCGATCGGGAGGACGAAAACGAAGCTGACGGGGACGACGAAGCTGCTGGCGAGGGCGCATGAAGTATCTCGCACGCACCCTCGAGGGCCGGCCGCTGCTGGGCGACGAGGAGGGATTCGTCCCGCTGTCGGCGGCCGCGCCGGGTCTCGAGACCGTCCGCGACGCCCTGCCGCGGGCCGCGGCTGGTACCCTGCCCGACGTCGACGACGCGCCCGCCGACCGGATCGACGCCGAGGGCCTGCAGTTCGGCCTCCCGCTCGAGCGCGAGCAGTTCGGCAAACTGTGGGGGATCGGCCTCAACTACGCCGAACACGCCGGCGACTTAGACGAGCAACGTCCCGAGGAGCCGGCGAGTTTCATGAAGCCCTCGAGCGCGCTGACCGGTCCGGGCGGTCCGATCCGACTCCCGCCGCTCGAGCGGAGCGAGCGCGTGACGGCGGAGGCCGAACTCGCCGTCGTCGCGGGCCGGCAGTGCCGAAGCGTCGACGAGGACGGCGTCGACGACGCGATCGCCGGCTACCTCCCCGTCATCGACATGACCGCGGAGGACGTGCTGCAGCGGAATCCGCGATTCCTGACGCGAGCCAAGAGCTTCGACTCGTTCCTCGTCGTCGGGCCGACGGTCGCCGTTCCCGAGCCCGACGACGCGCTCGCGCTCGAGGAGCTGACGGTCCGGACGGTCGTCAACGATCGCGTCGCGGCCGAAAACGAGATCCGGAACATGCTGTTCCCGCCCCGCGAGATCGTCGCGTTCCACTCGGACGTGATGACCCTCGAGTCGGGAGATCTGTTCAGCACGGGCACGCCCGGCGCGGAGCCGATCGAACCGGGCGACGACGTTCGCGCGGAAGTCGAGGGGATCGGCACCGTCTCGGCGCCGGTCGTGCGCTAGTTCCGACTCCGGGACTGCGCCCCATCGACGACCGATCACGGTTTGTCGTCCCGCGGCCTCGTCCACCGTAATGGATCGCCAAGTCCGCTGTTACGACTGCGGGAAGACGTACCGCCTCGAGGAGCGCCAGCGCTGTTCGTGCGGCGAACCGCTCTGGTTCGACGCCGACGCGGAGACCTTCGAGTGGCCGGACGACGACCGGAACTGGACCGCGGGAATGTGGCGCTACGAGGACGCGCTCCCGGTCGCCCCCTCGTCCGCGGTGCCGACGGGGTCGGTCCCCGGCACGACGCCGCTCGTTCGCGCCGAGGGACTGGACGAGTACGCCGGCTGTCGTCTCTCCCTGAAGCCGGAGGGACAGAACCCGACGGGGAGCTTCAAGGACCGCGGGACCGCCGTGGGCGTCGAGTACGGCCTCCGAGACGGCCACGACTGGATCGGCACCGTCTCCCACGGCAACATGGCGCTGAGCACGAGCGCCTACGCCGCCGCTGCCGGACTCGAGGCGGCGGTCTTCGTGCCGGCGGACACCCCGCTGGAACGCCTCGAGTTGATCGCCCGCCACGGCGCGCGAATCTTCCGCGTCGAGGGCGACTACGGCCGGCTGTACGCCGAGACGCTCGGGCTCGAGGCCGAGGTCGGGCGATTCGTCAACTCGGATACGCCGCTGCGGGTCGCCGGCCAGAAGACGGTCGCGTACGAGATTCTCGAGCAGTTTCAGCCGAGTGCGCCGGACGCGATCGTCCTCCCGGTCAGCAGCGGCGGACAGGCGAGCGGGGTCTGGAAGGCGCTCCGAGAACTCGAGGCGGCCGGCCTGCTCGACGCCGACGACGTCCCGCGGCTCTACCTCGTTCAGGCGGCCGCGTGCGATCCCATCGCGACGGCCTCCCGCGAGGGTCGAGAATCCGTCTCGGCGATCGAACCGGGAGAGACGATCGCGGTTTCGATCGCGAACGCCGATCCGCCCAGCGGCACCCGCGCGCTGACCGCCGCCCGCGAGACCGGCGGTGCGGTCGTCTCCGTCCCCGACGAGGCGACCCGCGAGGCGATGGATCGGCTGGCGACGGCGGCGGGGATCTCGGTCGAACCCTCGAGCGCCGTCGCGCTGGCCGGCGTCCGCGAACTCTCCCGGCGGGGCGAACTCGACGCGGACGAGGAGGTCGTGACGATCCTCACCGGATCCGGGTACAAGGAGCGATACGACGTCGACGTCGAGTCCCGAACGCGGACGATCGACCTCGAGGCGGTCGAGCGGGAACTCGCCGCCGCTCTCGAGTGACGCCCCGCTCCTCGCGGACCGGCAGTCGCGCCTGCTTCGAGATCAGTCGCCGCTCGAGGTCGGGCCCAGGTCGTGGTCGTGACCCTCGAGTTCCAGCGTCTCCGAATCGAGCGTGTAGTACCGCTCCCAGGCCGGCGCGAGGCTCACGACGCGGGTCTCACCGAGCTCCGTTTCGCGATGCTCGTGGTGGTGGCCGACCAGACACAACTCGGGGTCGATCGCCTCGAGAAGGTCGTCGACGTGCTCGCAGCCCGGATCGTAGCCGTACGAGAGGAGCCCGGTCGGCGCCTCGTGGGTGAGGAAGACGTCGACGTTTTCGAGGTCTCGCGCTCGCTCGACGTCCTCGCGGGTGAAGTGGCGACGGCGTTCACCCGCGAGCTTCGAGCGCGGCTGATCGTACTTCGTCGGCGCGTAGTTGCCGGAGAGACCCGCCACCCGGACACCGTCGACCGTCGCGGCCGTGCTCGCGAGCAGGTGGACGTTCGACTCGCCGAACGGCCGCTCGTTCGCGCGCATCGACTCGATGACGTCGAAATCCTCGTTGTTGCCGGCGATAAACCACGTCGGCGCCGGGAGATCGTAGTACTCGAGGTCGCCGACCTGAAGGACGCGATCGGGGTCGACCCGCCGGTACAGCTCGAGCAGCGTCTCGCGCCGGGCCGGATCGGCGGCGTGAGCGTCGCCGAGGACGAGCATGGCGGCGGTACGGTTTCGACGCGGATAGCGTCGTTGCTCGACGCGCAGGTAGGCGGTGCGACGGCGCGGGGCGCTCGAGTGGCGCGCTATCGGCTCGGCCGACCGCGGGCGAGGCCGACGCGACTGCGCGCCGCCGCGGTAGCCGTGCGGCGAGCGCGGCTAACTCCCCGCGGCCCCGTCGTAGCTCGGACTCGCCCGGAGCGGTCCGCCGCAGTCCGGACAGCGCGCCCGGTACGAGACGGGATGCACCTCGGATTCGCACTCCTCGCATTCGTAGTGGTTTTCGTATCGCTTCATTCTTCTTCCACCGGTGCGTGGAATACAGGGCTCTCCGATAAAAATGTGTGGCCTGGTATCACCCACCATTCTCGGCGTCTCGCTTCCGGTGTCGAGCGGTACGCCGAACTCGCCCCTCGAGGATAGCGTTCCGAACCGCGAGCGTGCGTTACGCTCGCTGCGTCGCCGATCCGATCTCGAAGATTTCCGTATAGAGGCCGTCTGCGAGTCGGTCCAGGTTCTCCTCCGCGTCGGCTGCGTCCATCGTGTCTTCCATACCCTGCCACTCGATCGACAGCTTCGTGATCGGCGCCAGCGCGACGCCGCCGACGACGACGTCGCCGCGGGGCGTCCGGACGGTCCACTCGGTCCGCATGCCGTCGGACGAGCGCGTCACCGACTCGACGTCGCCGCCGGCGTCGACCCACCGCTCGACCAGTCCGTCGGTGATCCGGCGCAGTTGCCGTTCACCCAGCAGGTGGACGCCGACGCCGCCGGCTGCGAGAAGGACGAAGGCGACGATCGCGAACGGGACGCCGCCGTACGGGATGTTTACGGACGCTGCGAGCCCCGCCGTCGCGACGACCAGCCCGAGCACCCGGACGTCCACGGCGGTCGGCACCGTGCCGCTCCACTCGCGGCTCTGCGCGCGGCGCTGGGACGACTTCTCGAGTTGCATACCGGAGTTCTGTGCGACCGGCCGATAGCGGTTCTCCTGCGTC
The DNA window shown above is from Halopiger xanaduensis SH-6 and carries:
- a CDS encoding M14 family zinc carboxypeptidase, producing MARRVDSPLRVVFPVRKHRERNRALEDEHEHVTYEELGESADGNPIWAATVGEGSRTALMLGAPHPNEPIGSMTVDFLLHELATNDELRASLDYEFVCVPVADPDGVRRNEGWFDGPFTLSNYAQNFYRPPPERQIEATFPVDREGYSFDDPTPATRALADLIEVRRPEFVYSFHNTAFGGCYYVVTEPLEPLHDALRSLPEEYGVPLDRGEPERFIDEAFDDAVYQLPTFADRFDAATTTDDESGADEPLLGGNAYDYASRFEDDVVEFAVELPYFSAPRIGDRTPLERSREDVIREGVQHRRALLEEIADPVDAVAEHLPDTPMAREAAGVFGYFEDELEAKLDWAKSAPETDEPGTVAQHVDERFIRQYHLLTYLGMVLRSVDHAAMSADDEVRDTLLNAKGTLEDVFHDRLEEIRTELDYETIPIWKLVAIQARAGLICLDYRQRKRGA
- a CDS encoding acyl-CoA dehydrogenase family protein — translated: MSLSPEQELVRDSVREFVEREVEPVAAEADANGEFPEDVWDALAELDLTGLTVPEEYGGFDADPLTASVVYEELAYGHLSLATALSVHSLATACIREFGAEAHMDEWLPEMVDGRPVGAFALSEPDAGSNPAEMSTTARLDEDAGEYVLNGTKQWITNGERSGVVILFAKVAGESDGDSDADSSPDADTITQFLVPKDTAGLEVGKKEDKLGLRASDTTTLVFDDARIPAENRLTEVGKGLKAAFSILTGGRIAIASQAVGLAQAALDDALEYATEREQFGKSIADHQAVAHKLADMRTQVQAARLLARDAARKNGGDDVDPMAASTAKYFASEAAVEVANEAVQIHGGYGYTTDFDVERYYRDAKVTTIYEGTSEIQKEIIAQHLRE
- a CDS encoding methylmalonyl-CoA mutase family protein is translated as MFDQDDLEDIRAERERWESETLEPILERHGERRERFATVSNHEVDRLYTPEDIADLDYEEDLGFPGEPPYTRGPYPTMYRGRTWTMRQFAGFGTAEETNERFHYLIDEGQTGLSTAFDMPSLMGIDSDHPMSEGEVGKEGVAVDTLRDMEILFDGIDVGEVSTSFTINPSAPVIYAMYVALADRQGVPRDEIRGTLQNDMLKEFIAQKEWVIPPEPSLEVVTDTIEFAVEETPKFHPISISGYHIREAGSTAAQEAAFTLADGFAYVEDCLERGLDVDEFAPLLSFFFNSHNSIFEEIAKFRAARRVYARTMEDRYDAAKAESKRMKFHTQTAGQSLTAQQPLNNIVRVTIQALAGVLGGTQSLHTNSFDEALALPSEEAVRVALRTQQIIAEESGAADIVDPMGGSFAIEKLTNEMEEEITAYLAEIEELGDGSLRDGVLEGISGGYFQREIQDASYEYQQRVERGEEVVVGVNAYTIEEDTSPDILQIDETTRERQLERLESVKAERDDEAVEAALEALADAIAEDKNENVMPYIVDAVKAYTTMGEIMRVFEDRYGAYREEVTPA
- a CDS encoding alpha/beta fold hydrolase, whose amino-acid sequence is MTAAPDRGPEGAVDVDGPADAQAIVFVHGAAMTRKMWLPQRRDLAGEFRVVAPDLPGHGSRAREQFRMDPAISQLHDVVRTHTDGSAILVGLSLGGYVATEYAHRYPSNVDGLVLSGSSVNPVRGMGVLTRATGGLTRLLTKPDAGKRAGERFATRWVRRRDLPQDVEREIIEAGFYPKQFGDAAPDIAGRDFRSALSTYPGPTLVLNGENDKLMRRGEQAHARAAQNGRIEVLADAGHICNLHRPRTYTERVHNFVRQRVPTET
- a CDS encoding SDR family oxidoreductase encodes the protein MDLQIDGNAALVTASSSGLGKASATALAREGVNVVINGRDEDRLADAKADIEEVATGEVVAQPGDLTEEDDIEQLVETTVDEFGGLDHLVTSAGGPPSGPFLETDDEDWYEAYELLVMSVVRLAREAEPHLKEGEGGTIVNITSRSVKEAIDSLVLSNSVRMSVIGLEKTLSQEFAPDVRANAVLPGPHETSRIEDLVEQAVERGEYDSYEEGLENWADNPLERVGDPMELGNTVAFLSSPQSGFINGQSIVIDGGTTGSNL
- a CDS encoding cupin domain-containing protein codes for the protein MEPVEFDDAETYEPDADWRRAALAGSDRFSFEWFEKPPGHSSPMHDHENEQVCVCLEGELTVVTENDEVTLERYDSVWLDAWESHRVENTGDERAVGLDVFAPGRSFDFWTDREDENEADGDDEAAGEGA
- a CDS encoding fumarylacetoacetate hydrolase family protein encodes the protein MKYLARTLEGRPLLGDEEGFVPLSAAAPGLETVRDALPRAAAGTLPDVDDAPADRIDAEGLQFGLPLEREQFGKLWGIGLNYAEHAGDLDEQRPEEPASFMKPSSALTGPGGPIRLPPLERSERVTAEAELAVVAGRQCRSVDEDGVDDAIAGYLPVIDMTAEDVLQRNPRFLTRAKSFDSFLVVGPTVAVPEPDDALALEELTVRTVVNDRVAAENEIRNMLFPPREIVAFHSDVMTLESGDLFSTGTPGAEPIEPGDDVRAEVEGIGTVSAPVVR
- the thrC gene encoding threonine synthase; the encoded protein is MDRQVRCYDCGKTYRLEERQRCSCGEPLWFDADAETFEWPDDDRNWTAGMWRYEDALPVAPSSAVPTGSVPGTTPLVRAEGLDEYAGCRLSLKPEGQNPTGSFKDRGTAVGVEYGLRDGHDWIGTVSHGNMALSTSAYAAAAGLEAAVFVPADTPLERLELIARHGARIFRVEGDYGRLYAETLGLEAEVGRFVNSDTPLRVAGQKTVAYEILEQFQPSAPDAIVLPVSSGGQASGVWKALRELEAAGLLDADDVPRLYLVQAAACDPIATASREGRESVSAIEPGETIAVSIANADPPSGTRALTAARETGGAVVSVPDEATREAMDRLATAAGISVEPSSAVALAGVRELSRRGELDADEEVVTILTGSGYKERYDVDVESRTRTIDLEAVERELAAALE
- a CDS encoding metallophosphoesterase family protein produces the protein MLVLGDAHAADPARRETLLELYRRVDPDRVLQVGDLEYYDLPAPTWFIAGNNEDFDVIESMRANERPFGESNVHLLASTAATVDGVRVAGLSGNYAPTKYDQPRSKLAGERRRHFTREDVERARDLENVDVFLTHEAPTGLLSYGYDPGCEHVDDLLEAIDPELCLVGHHHEHRETELGETRVVSLAPAWERYYTLDSETLELEGHDHDLGPTSSGD